From one Streptomyces sp. Q6 genomic stretch:
- a CDS encoding pentapeptide repeat-containing protein, producing the protein MADRRGAAAKVKKARRPEVRLPPLVPWEDGAGLEPDGDYDGVEIRDADFAGQEGIGARFMDCAIEGCGLDGTGLARARILDSTLTGVRGVGTDLAGATLRDVELVDARLGGVQLHGAVLERVVIRGGKIDYLNLRKARLKDVVFEGCVLVEPDFGGAKLERVEFAGCVLKGVDLTGVTLTDVDLRDAAELDIARGVDRLGGAVISTSQLLDLAPVFAGFLGVRVEGN; encoded by the coding sequence ATGGCGGACAGGCGTGGTGCGGCGGCGAAGGTGAAGAAGGCGCGGCGGCCGGAGGTGCGGCTGCCTCCTCTGGTGCCGTGGGAGGACGGGGCCGGCCTTGAGCCGGACGGGGATTACGACGGCGTGGAGATCCGCGACGCGGACTTCGCGGGGCAGGAGGGGATCGGGGCGCGGTTCATGGACTGCGCGATCGAGGGGTGCGGTCTCGACGGGACGGGGCTGGCGCGGGCGCGGATCCTGGACTCGACGCTGACCGGCGTGCGGGGTGTGGGCACGGACCTGGCGGGGGCGACGCTGCGGGACGTGGAGCTGGTGGACGCGCGGCTCGGCGGGGTGCAGCTGCACGGGGCCGTCCTGGAGCGGGTGGTGATCCGGGGCGGGAAGATCGACTACCTGAATCTGCGCAAGGCCAGGCTGAAGGACGTGGTCTTCGAGGGGTGCGTCCTGGTGGAGCCGGACTTCGGGGGAGCGAAGCTGGAGCGGGTGGAGTTCGCGGGGTGTGTCCTGAAGGGCGTCGACCTCACCGGGGTGACGCTGACGGACGTCGACCTGCGGGACGCGGCGGAGCTGGACATCGCCCGGGGGGTGGACCGGCTCGGCGGTGCCGTGATCTCCACGTCGCAACTCCTCGACCTGGCACCGGTGTTCGCGGGGTTCCTGGGGGTGCGGGTGGAGGGGAACTGA
- a CDS encoding NAD(P)-binding protein: protein MPRSTPARAHTDTHAHTHTHAHDARTSTPRSASAPTLTVIGGGFAGLTAAITAAEAGARVTLHEAHHTLGGRARTADAPYLTHEGPHALYSGGPHWTWLAQRDLLGPLAPIPLLEGGRLRFHRDGALRRTPPAALLRLLVRSPRQAPVDEDFTTWATRLVGAAGARAAAHYTAVALFHHDPGSLSARFVQERLRRTAKVPPEARYPVGGWSSVIDRMAARAWNLGVRVETLSRVDEVPAHGPVVVATSLDAARRLLRDDSLVWDSGRTTLIDLAVRGRRGDAFAVSGLDFPAWLERFTAQDKSLAPHGESLIQGQVPIAPGESKADGSARADRLLDLAFPGWRGRTTWRRDAVAQGRTGALDRPGTTWRDRPAIDRGDGVHLAGDMVAAPGVLSEVSFTSALEATTLALRARIRRPGLDLNRA, encoded by the coding sequence ATGCCCCGCAGCACCCCCGCCCGTGCCCACACCGACACGCACGCGCACACGCACACGCACGCCCATGACGCCCGCACCTCCACCCCCCGCTCCGCCTCCGCCCCCACCCTCACCGTCATCGGCGGCGGTTTCGCCGGGCTGACCGCCGCGATCACCGCCGCCGAGGCCGGCGCCCGCGTCACCCTCCACGAGGCGCACCACACCCTCGGCGGCCGGGCCCGCACCGCCGACGCCCCGTACCTGACCCACGAAGGCCCGCACGCCCTCTACAGCGGCGGCCCGCACTGGACCTGGCTCGCGCAGCGCGACCTGCTCGGACCCCTCGCCCCGATCCCGCTCCTCGAAGGCGGCCGCCTACGCTTCCACCGTGACGGGGCCCTGCGCCGCACGCCCCCCGCGGCCCTCCTGCGCCTGCTGGTCCGCAGTCCCCGACAGGCTCCCGTGGACGAGGACTTCACGACGTGGGCCACCCGCCTCGTCGGCGCCGCCGGAGCCCGCGCCGCCGCGCACTACACGGCGGTCGCCCTCTTCCACCACGACCCCGGCTCGCTCTCCGCCCGCTTCGTGCAGGAGCGCCTGCGCCGCACCGCCAAGGTCCCGCCCGAGGCCCGCTATCCGGTCGGCGGCTGGTCGTCGGTCATCGACCGGATGGCGGCCCGCGCCTGGAACCTGGGCGTGCGCGTGGAGACCCTGAGCCGCGTCGACGAGGTGCCCGCCCACGGCCCCGTGGTCGTCGCCACGTCCCTGGACGCCGCACGCCGCCTCCTGCGCGACGACTCCCTCGTCTGGGACAGCGGCCGGACGACACTGATCGACCTGGCCGTCCGCGGCCGCCGCGGCGACGCCTTCGCGGTCTCGGGCCTGGACTTCCCGGCCTGGCTGGAACGGTTCACGGCGCAGGACAAGTCCCTCGCCCCGCACGGCGAGAGCCTGATCCAGGGGCAGGTCCCGATCGCGCCGGGCGAGTCGAAGGCCGACGGCTCCGCCCGCGCGGACCGCCTCCTCGATCTCGCGTTCCCCGGCTGGCGCGGGCGGACGACGTGGCGCCGCGACGCCGTCGCCCAGGGCCGCACCGGCGCCCTGGACCGCCCCGGCACGACGTGGCGGGACCGCCCGGCGATCGACCGGGGCGACGGCGTCCACCTCGCCGGCGACATGGTCGCGGCCCCGGGCGTCCTGTCCGAGGTCTCCTTCACCAGCGCCCTGGAGGCGACCACGCTGGCCCTGCGCGCCCGGATCCGCCGCCCCGGCCTTGACCTCAACCGCGCTTGA
- a CDS encoding zinc-binding dehydrogenase → MHAIRLHAFGPAENLTYEKTDDPEPGPGQVRIAVAAAGVHLLDTALRGGTRGPLPQLPDLPTIPGREVAGTVESLGPDTDPSWLGKRVVAHLGFAPGGYAELAVTDTARLHEIPPNLDAAQAVAMIGTGRTALGILNFTTVTPDTVALVPAAAGGIGTLLVQYVKHAGGTVVGLAGGPAKTAQVEANGADLALDYKEPDWPTRAAEFLSARGLRATVLFDGVGGATATAALDLLGPGGQHLIFGWSEQGIGDDGGPLLLDEDELTRRSITQEQVLGPAMMRKAGGGDNPVRTLELAALAQAASGTLIPAVHRFPLAEAAAAHRALETRGTTGKVVLEP, encoded by the coding sequence ATGCACGCCATCCGTCTGCACGCCTTCGGCCCCGCCGAGAACCTCACGTACGAGAAGACCGACGACCCCGAGCCGGGCCCCGGCCAGGTCCGGATCGCGGTCGCGGCGGCGGGCGTCCACCTGCTCGACACGGCGCTGCGCGGCGGCACCAGGGGTCCGCTCCCCCAGCTCCCCGACCTGCCCACGATCCCCGGCCGCGAGGTCGCGGGCACCGTGGAGTCGCTCGGCCCGGACACCGACCCGTCCTGGCTGGGCAAGCGGGTCGTCGCCCACCTCGGCTTCGCGCCCGGCGGCTATGCCGAACTCGCCGTCACGGACACCGCCCGGCTGCACGAGATCCCGCCGAACCTGGACGCGGCACAAGCCGTCGCCATGATCGGCACGGGCCGTACGGCGCTGGGCATCCTCAACTTCACGACGGTCACGCCCGACACCGTCGCCCTGGTCCCCGCCGCGGCCGGCGGCATCGGCACGCTCCTCGTGCAGTACGTGAAGCACGCGGGCGGCACGGTCGTCGGCCTGGCGGGCGGCCCCGCGAAGACGGCCCAGGTCGAGGCGAACGGCGCCGACCTCGCCCTCGACTACAAGGAGCCCGACTGGCCGACCCGGGCAGCGGAGTTCCTCTCCGCACGCGGCCTGCGCGCCACCGTCCTCTTCGACGGCGTCGGCGGCGCCACGGCCACCGCCGCCCTCGACCTCCTCGGCCCCGGCGGACAGCACCTCATCTTCGGCTGGTCGGAACAGGGCATCGGCGACGACGGCGGCCCGCTCCTGCTCGACGAGGACGAACTCACCCGCCGGTCGATCACCCAGGAACAGGTCCTCGGCCCCGCGATGATGCGCAAGGCGGGCGGCGGCGACAACCCCGTACGCACCCTCGAACTGGCCGCCCTCGCCCAGGCCGCGAGCGGCACCCTCATCCCGGCCGTGCACCGCTTCCCCCTCGCGGAAGCCGCCGCCGCCCACCGCGCCCTGGAGACGCGCGGCACCACGGGAAAGGTCGTCCTGGAACCGTAG
- a CDS encoding GNAT family N-acetyltransferase yields MIRHATSADVPVIHAMVRELADYEKALDEARATEEQLREALFGERPAAFAHIAEDDTTGEPVGFALWFLNFSTWRGVHGIYLEDLYVRPAARGAGHGKALLTELARICVARGYERLEWSVLDWNEPSIDFYRALGARAQDEWTVYRLTDGALGALGSAG; encoded by the coding sequence ATGATCCGTCACGCCACATCCGCCGATGTCCCCGTCATCCACGCCATGGTCCGCGAACTCGCCGACTACGAGAAGGCGTTGGACGAGGCGCGGGCCACCGAGGAACAACTGCGCGAGGCGCTGTTCGGGGAGCGGCCCGCCGCCTTCGCGCACATCGCCGAGGACGACACGACCGGCGAACCCGTCGGCTTCGCCCTCTGGTTCCTCAACTTCTCGACGTGGCGCGGGGTCCACGGCATCTACCTGGAGGACCTGTACGTGCGCCCCGCGGCACGCGGGGCCGGCCACGGCAAGGCGCTGCTGACGGAGCTGGCGCGGATCTGCGTGGCGCGCGGCTACGAGCGCCTGGAGTGGTCGGTCCTGGACTGGAACGAGCCGTCGATCGACTTCTACCGGGCGCTCGGGGCGCGGGCGCAGGACGAGTGGACGGTGTACCGGCTGACGGACGGGGCGCTCGGCGCGCTGGGTTCGGCCGGCTGA
- a CDS encoding aminoglycoside phosphotransferase family protein codes for MIDIPDGLVESQHTYAGEAGRAFIAALPARVEEFLERWDLRPDGAAMHGMAALVLPVVRAADGVPAVVKFQVLDEETEGEPVALRVWDGDGAVRLLDRDATHGTGTMLLERLDAGRTLSGVEDSRKAVLVVADLLARLTAGAAPDGMRRLSDVARQMLADTPDALGRLADPVERGIVADCAAAVREVVDEPGDRLLHWDLHFENVLAPRETAERGPWVAIDPKPLAGDPGFDLWPALDNRFEPDEVVWRFEAMTHVLGLDRERARAWTLGRVLQNALWDVEDGRPLAADGLEIARRLRA; via the coding sequence GTGATCGACATTCCGGACGGCCTGGTGGAGTCGCAGCACACGTACGCGGGAGAGGCGGGCCGCGCCTTCATCGCGGCGCTGCCCGCGCGGGTCGAGGAGTTCCTGGAGCGCTGGGACCTGCGGCCGGACGGCGCCGCGATGCACGGGATGGCCGCGCTGGTGCTGCCCGTGGTGCGGGCGGCGGACGGCGTCCCGGCCGTGGTGAAGTTCCAGGTCCTCGACGAGGAGACCGAGGGCGAACCGGTCGCGCTGCGGGTGTGGGACGGCGACGGCGCGGTGCGGCTCCTCGACCGCGACGCCACGCACGGCACCGGCACGATGCTGCTCGAACGGCTCGACGCGGGGCGGACGCTGAGCGGCGTCGAGGACTCGCGGAAGGCGGTGCTCGTCGTCGCGGACCTGCTCGCGCGGCTCACGGCGGGCGCCGCCCCGGACGGCATGCGGCGCCTGTCGGACGTCGCGCGGCAGATGCTCGCCGACACACCGGACGCGCTGGGGCGGCTCGCCGACCCGGTCGAGCGGGGGATCGTGGCGGACTGCGCGGCCGCGGTGCGGGAGGTCGTGGACGAGCCAGGGGACCGGCTCCTGCACTGGGACCTGCACTTCGAGAACGTGCTGGCGCCCCGGGAGACCGCCGAGCGCGGGCCGTGGGTGGCGATCGACCCGAAGCCGCTCGCCGGGGACCCGGGGTTCGACCTGTGGCCCGCGCTCGACAACCGCTTCGAGCCGGACGAGGTGGTGTGGCGGTTCGAGGCGATGACCCACGTCCTCGGCCTCGACCGGGAGCGGGCCAGGGCGTGGACGCTCGGGCGGGTGTTGCAGAACGCCCTGTGGGACGTGGAGGACGGCCGCCCGCTCGCCGCGGACGGGCTGGAGATCGCGCGGCGGCTACGGGCGTGA
- a CDS encoding rhomboid-like protein codes for MRHFPHRVRAYVRSAPGTYIWLAALFVTTVAVHHMSPDFEQEFLRQRSTNLHELTEDPVRVLVSSAFWIDGGSWWPYAVLYTVFHAQAERWLGTARWLGVAAAAHILATLISEGALLWAIRHGHAPASSINTLDVGVSYALAGIVAVLTYRIASPWRYGYLAGVLVVYGSPLITGRTFTDLGHFTSVLIGLACHPLVRDRGAPWNPFRRRVETGAGHV; via the coding sequence ATGCGTCATTTTCCGCACCGCGTGAGGGCCTACGTCCGCAGCGCGCCCGGCACGTACATCTGGCTGGCCGCGCTGTTCGTCACCACGGTCGCCGTGCACCACATGAGCCCCGACTTCGAGCAGGAGTTCCTGCGCCAGCGCTCCACGAACCTGCACGAGCTGACGGAGGACCCGGTCCGGGTCCTGGTCTCGTCGGCGTTCTGGATCGACGGCGGCAGCTGGTGGCCGTACGCCGTGCTCTACACGGTCTTCCACGCGCAGGCGGAACGCTGGCTCGGTACGGCCCGCTGGCTCGGGGTCGCCGCCGCCGCGCACATCCTCGCGACGCTGATCAGCGAGGGCGCCCTGCTCTGGGCGATCCGGCACGGTCACGCGCCCGCCTCATCGATCAACACGCTCGATGTCGGCGTGAGTTACGCCCTCGCGGGCATCGTCGCGGTCCTCACGTACCGGATCGCGTCGCCCTGGCGCTACGGGTATCTGGCGGGCGTCCTCGTCGTCTACGGCAGCCCGCTGATCACCGGCCGCACGTTCACCGACCTCGGCCATTTCACGTCGGTCCTGATCGGTCTGGCCTGCCACCCGCTGGTACGGGACCGGGGCGCGCCCTGGAACCCGTTCCGTCGGCGGGTCGAGACCGGCGCGGGGCACGTCTAG
- a CDS encoding DsbA family protein: protein MRSAVRGAGAAALALGLGVAVAACSSGAGVRSGAAEDFGDSRPAEVRAVADPGGLAGVPARVDGAVVTVGDADAPHTVRVYEDARCPYCKKFEEGGARALVGPVADGDVKVEYTIASFLDKNLGGSGSVNAANALRASVDAGKFPEFHAAVFANQPDDESVDAYTDAFLLKVADTVDGLRSDAFDRAVNDGSYETWVDDAMRAFRDDGVRGTPTVLIDGKKAGGGEDAMYGQTSFAAVLKDAGIG, encoded by the coding sequence ATGCGGAGCGCGGTGCGTGGCGCGGGGGCGGCTGCCCTGGCCCTGGGGCTCGGGGTGGCGGTCGCCGCCTGTTCGAGCGGTGCGGGGGTGAGGTCCGGGGCGGCCGAGGACTTCGGGGACTCCAGGCCCGCCGAGGTGCGGGCCGTCGCCGATCCGGGCGGGCTCGCCGGGGTGCCCGCCCGGGTGGACGGTGCCGTCGTCACGGTCGGCGACGCGGACGCGCCGCACACGGTGCGGGTCTACGAGGACGCCCGCTGCCCGTACTGCAAGAAGTTCGAGGAGGGCGGGGCGCGGGCGCTGGTCGGGCCGGTGGCCGACGGTGACGTGAAGGTCGAGTACACGATCGCGTCGTTCCTCGACAAGAACCTCGGCGGCTCCGGTTCGGTGAACGCCGCGAACGCGCTGCGCGCCTCCGTGGACGCCGGGAAGTTCCCCGAGTTCCACGCCGCCGTCTTCGCCAACCAGCCCGACGACGAGTCCGTGGACGCGTACACCGACGCCTTCCTCCTCAAGGTCGCGGACACGGTGGACGGGCTGCGCTCCGACGCCTTCGACCGGGCCGTGAACGACGGCTCGTACGAGACGTGGGTCGATGACGCGATGCGGGCGTTCCGCGACGACGGGGTGCGGGGCACGCCGACCGTCCTGATCGACGGGAAGAAGGCGGGCGGCGGTGAGGACGCGATGTACGGGCAGACGTCGTTCGCGGCGGTGCTGAAGGACGCCGGGATCGGCTAG
- a CDS encoding FAD-dependent oxidoreductase, translating to MSSSNNATATVNGGISFWYARNQGVGIPVAREPLSGDASADVVIVGGGYTGLWTAYYLKKAAPFLRITVLEQKFCGYGASGRNGGWLYNGIAGRDRYAKLHGHDAAVRLQQAMNDTVTEVIDVARAESIDADIHHGGVLEVAYTPAQLARLKAFHATELSYGEKERTLHGARETAERVRVAGAVGSTWTPHGARLHPVKLVQGLARAVEELGVTIHESTPVTEIKPKHATTPYGTVRAPYILRCTEGFTASLKGQRRTWLPMNSSMIATEPLPADVWESIGWEGRETLGDMAHAYMYAQRTADDRIALGGRGVPYRFGSRTDNDGRTQPRTVEALYSILTRFFPQLAGVEVAHAWSGVLGVPRDWCATVTLDRSTGLGWAGGYVGSGVATANLAARTLRDLVQQDSGQSGPTDLTALPWVDHKVRKWEPEPFRWLGVHGMYATYYAADRRELTTHTPDSSRLAKAADRVAGRH from the coding sequence ATGAGCAGCTCGAACAACGCGACGGCGACGGTCAACGGCGGCATATCGTTCTGGTACGCCCGGAATCAGGGCGTCGGCATCCCCGTCGCCCGCGAGCCCCTGTCCGGCGACGCGAGCGCCGACGTGGTCATCGTCGGCGGCGGCTACACCGGCCTGTGGACGGCGTACTACCTGAAGAAGGCCGCGCCCTTCCTGCGCATCACCGTCCTGGAGCAGAAGTTCTGCGGCTACGGCGCCTCGGGCCGCAACGGCGGCTGGCTCTACAACGGCATCGCGGGCCGCGACCGCTACGCCAAGCTCCACGGCCACGACGCGGCGGTCCGCCTCCAGCAGGCGATGAACGACACGGTGACCGAGGTCATCGACGTGGCGCGCGCCGAGTCCATCGACGCGGACATCCACCACGGCGGCGTCCTCGAAGTCGCCTACACCCCGGCCCAGTTGGCCCGCCTCAAGGCCTTCCACGCGACGGAGCTGAGCTACGGCGAGAAGGAACGCACCCTGCACGGCGCCCGCGAGACGGCGGAGCGCGTCCGGGTCGCGGGCGCGGTCGGCTCGACGTGGACCCCGCACGGCGCCCGCCTGCACCCGGTGAAGCTCGTCCAGGGACTGGCGCGGGCGGTCGAGGAGCTCGGCGTCACCATCCACGAGTCGACCCCGGTCACCGAGATCAAGCCGAAGCACGCGACGACCCCGTACGGCACGGTCCGCGCCCCCTACATCCTGCGCTGCACGGAGGGCTTCACGGCGTCCCTCAAGGGCCAGCGCCGCACCTGGCTCCCCATGAACTCCTCGATGATCGCGACGGAGCCGCTGCCGGCGGACGTCTGGGAGTCGATCGGCTGGGAGGGCCGCGAGACGCTGGGCGACATGGCCCACGCGTACATGTACGCGCAGCGCACGGCGGACGACCGCATCGCACTCGGCGGCCGGGGGGTCCCGTACCGCTTCGGCTCGCGCACGGACAACGACGGCCGCACCCAGCCCCGCACGGTCGAGGCCCTGTACTCCATCCTGACCCGCTTCTTCCCGCAGCTGGCCGGCGTCGAGGTCGCCCACGCCTGGTCCGGCGTCCTCGGCGTCCCCCGCGACTGGTGCGCCACGGTCACCCTCGACCGCTCGACGGGCCTCGGCTGGGCGGGCGGCTACGTGGGCTCCGGCGTGGCGACGGCGAACCTGGCGGCCCGCACCCTGCGCGATCTGGTCCAGCAGGACTCGGGCCAGTCGGGCCCCACCGACCTGACCGCCCTTCCCTGGGTCGACCACAAGGTCCGCAAGTGGGAGCCCGAGCCGTTCCGCTGGCTCGGCGTCCACGGCATGTACGCGACCTATTACGCCGCCGACCGTCGCGAACTGACCACCCACACCCCGGACTCCTCCCGCCTGGCCAAGGCGGCGGACCGGGTGGCGGGCCGCCACTGA
- a CDS encoding sn-glycerol-3-phosphate ABC transporter ATP-binding protein UgpC: MASVTFDKATRVYPGSTKPAVDGLEIEIEDGEFLVLVGPSGCGKSTSLRMLAGLEDVNGGAIRIGDRDVTHLPPKDRDIAMVFQNYALYPHMSVADNMGFALKIAGVNKAEIRQKVEEAAKILDLTEYLDRKPKALSGGQRQRVAMGRAIVREPQVFLMDEPLSNLDAKLRVSTRTQIASLQRRLGITTVYVTHDQVEAMTMGDRVAVLKDGLLQQVDTPRNMYDRPANLFVAGFIGSPAMNLVEVPITDGGVKFGNSVVPVNREALKAAADKGDTTVTVGVRPEHFDIVEHDGEAVKSLTKDASDAPAGLAVSVNVVEELGADGYVYGAAQVGGEHKDLVVRVNGRRVPEKGTQLHVVPRPGETHVFATSTGERLTD; encoded by the coding sequence ATGGCTTCTGTCACGTTCGACAAGGCGACCCGCGTCTACCCGGGTTCCACCAAGCCCGCGGTCGACGGCCTGGAGATCGAGATCGAGGACGGCGAGTTCCTCGTCCTCGTCGGTCCCTCCGGCTGCGGCAAGTCGACCTCCCTGCGCATGCTCGCGGGTCTCGAGGACGTCAACGGCGGTGCGATCCGCATCGGTGACCGCGACGTCACGCACCTGCCGCCGAAGGACCGGGACATCGCCATGGTGTTCCAGAACTACGCGCTCTACCCGCACATGTCCGTCGCCGACAACATGGGCTTCGCGCTCAAGATCGCCGGCGTGAACAAGGCGGAGATCCGGCAGAAGGTCGAAGAGGCCGCGAAGATCCTCGACCTGACCGAGTACCTGGACCGCAAGCCGAAGGCGCTCTCCGGTGGTCAGCGCCAGCGTGTCGCCATGGGCCGCGCCATCGTGCGTGAGCCCCAGGTGTTCCTCATGGACGAGCCGCTGTCGAACCTCGACGCCAAGCTCCGTGTCTCCACCCGTACGCAGATCGCGTCGCTCCAGCGCCGTCTCGGCATCACCACCGTGTACGTCACGCACGACCAGGTCGAGGCCATGACCATGGGCGACCGCGTCGCCGTCCTGAAGGACGGTCTGCTCCAGCAGGTCGACACCCCGCGCAACATGTACGACCGCCCCGCGAACCTCTTCGTCGCCGGCTTCATCGGCTCCCCGGCCATGAACCTGGTCGAGGTCCCGATCACCGACGGTGGCGTGAAGTTCGGCAACTCGGTCGTCCCGGTCAACCGCGAGGCCCTCAAGGCCGCCGCCGACAAGGGCGACACCACGGTCACGGTCGGTGTCCGTCCGGAGCACTTCGACATCGTCGAGCACGACGGCGAGGCCGTGAAGAGCCTCACGAAGGACGCGAGCGACGCCCCGGCGGGCCTCGCGGTCTCCGTGAACGTCGTCGAGGAGCTCGGCGCCGACGGCTACGTCTACGGCGCTGCCCAGGTCGGCGGCGAGCACAAGGACCTGGTCGTCCGCGTGAACGGCCGCCGGGTCCCGGAGAAGGGCACCCAGCTGCACGTCGTGCCGCGTCCGGGCGAGACCCACGTGTTCGCGACCTCCACGGGCGAGCGCCTCACCGACTGA
- a CDS encoding nucleotidyltransferase family protein has product MTTAEPSAHGPHSYPRQELRPTQAVVLAGGQGSRLRPYTDDRPKPMVEIPGTGTPIIGHQLTWLAEAGVTDAVVSCGHLAEVLQEWLASADLPLRVTTAVEKEPLGRGGGLKFAASHLPHQDRPWFATNGDIWTRFSLQEMADFHVEREATATLALARPRIPWGAVETNAFGHITDFIEAPPSPYLINAGVYVFSPEFASLLPDTGDHERTTFPRLARAKRLAGFPIPQGAYWRAIDTAKDLTEAAKELAALTR; this is encoded by the coding sequence ATGACGACCGCTGAACCGTCCGCGCACGGCCCGCACTCGTATCCGCGCCAGGAGCTCCGCCCCACCCAGGCCGTCGTCCTGGCGGGCGGCCAGGGCTCGCGGCTGCGCCCGTACACCGACGACCGGCCGAAGCCGATGGTGGAGATCCCGGGTACGGGGACGCCGATCATCGGCCACCAGCTGACCTGGCTCGCCGAGGCGGGCGTCACCGACGCCGTCGTCTCCTGCGGCCATCTCGCCGAGGTGCTCCAGGAGTGGCTCGCCTCGGCCGATCTGCCGCTGCGCGTGACCACGGCCGTCGAGAAGGAGCCGCTGGGCCGCGGCGGCGGCCTGAAGTTCGCGGCCTCGCACCTGCCCCACCAGGACCGCCCCTGGTTCGCCACGAACGGCGACATCTGGACCCGCTTCTCGCTCCAGGAGATGGCCGACTTCCACGTGGAGCGCGAGGCCACCGCGACGCTGGCGCTGGCCAGGCCGCGCATCCCGTGGGGCGCCGTCGAGACGAACGCCTTCGGCCACATCACGGACTTCATCGAGGCCCCGCCGTCGCCGTACCTGATCAACGCGGGCGTGTACGTCTTCTCCCCCGAGTTCGCGTCACTGCTCCCGGACACCGGTGACCACGAGCGCACCACGTTCCCGCGCCTGGCCCGCGCCAAGCGCCTGGCCGGCTTCCCCATCCCGCAGGGCGCGTACTGGCGGGCGATCGACACGGCGAAGGACCTCACGGAGGCCGCGAAGGAGCTCGCCGCGCTCACCCGTTGA
- a CDS encoding DoxX family protein, whose protein sequence is MSVDTRTPRTPSGDRSSGFDDAPALSMVKVPCDPAQVIVNHASFRVQLPRVQQTQLPRIARHMSALSVPGADAATTRIPVITAAGTPGARRRPVVMSGGGDLAASGLLQGARRASDLDEGGATQVIPRIDRDTDLYSGDPTEETPVVGLHPGGDGNRILPQMRQSGSAFEDSGELAQVRYRDGEFDDFDDERESESTAARRYGPVRHAYYPGRRMNLGVVLLPLRVFLGFISIYAGMGKLCDPVYFDGGERGSMVKWLNSLHPWALAEPMRDWALQHPVGAGLAIAFLQVIVGVLTVLGLWQRVAAVVGALLSAALLLTVSWKTVPAYDAPDIIYLAAWSPLIIAGAPVYSIDGRLAGGAWRRLGPRAALWELRRYVLRRGTVVATLVIGGTLLIGSLLGGAVRDADRVTAPGPGDAPRNELPGSPLPSEPGRKQHRESSSPSASNSPTQGTTASPSGAASSPGAAPATGSTSSGTTTTPTQGATAGQAPPRQTTPQQPPTSTTSGPTSGGTTSGGTSDGGASSGGGGADSGKKPGLVGGLLG, encoded by the coding sequence ATGAGTGTGGACACCAGAACGCCCCGCACACCCTCGGGGGACCGCTCGTCGGGCTTCGACGACGCTCCCGCGCTGAGCATGGTGAAGGTTCCGTGCGACCCGGCGCAGGTCATCGTCAACCACGCGAGCTTTCGCGTGCAGCTCCCCAGGGTGCAGCAGACGCAACTCCCGCGCATCGCACGGCACATGAGCGCCCTGAGCGTTCCCGGAGCCGACGCGGCGACCACCCGTATCCCTGTCATCACCGCCGCCGGGACGCCGGGCGCCCGGCGCAGGCCCGTCGTCATGAGCGGCGGCGGCGACCTCGCCGCCAGCGGCCTCCTCCAGGGCGCGCGCCGCGCGTCGGACCTGGACGAAGGCGGTGCCACGCAGGTCATTCCGCGCATCGACCGCGACACCGACCTCTACTCGGGCGATCCCACCGAGGAGACGCCCGTCGTCGGGCTGCACCCGGGCGGCGACGGCAACCGGATCCTGCCGCAGATGCGGCAGTCGGGCAGCGCCTTCGAGGACTCCGGAGAGCTCGCGCAAGTCCGGTACAGAGACGGCGAGTTCGACGACTTCGACGACGAGAGGGAGAGTGAGAGCACCGCCGCCCGGCGCTACGGGCCGGTCCGGCACGCCTACTATCCCGGCCGCCGGATGAACCTCGGCGTCGTGCTGCTGCCGCTGCGCGTCTTCCTCGGCTTCATCTCCATCTACGCCGGCATGGGCAAGCTCTGCGACCCCGTCTACTTCGACGGCGGCGAGCGCGGCTCCATGGTGAAGTGGCTGAATTCGCTGCACCCTTGGGCGCTCGCCGAGCCGATGCGCGACTGGGCGCTCCAGCACCCGGTGGGTGCCGGACTCGCCATCGCCTTCCTCCAGGTCATCGTCGGCGTCCTGACCGTGCTCGGCCTCTGGCAGCGGGTCGCCGCCGTCGTGGGCGCGCTGCTCTCGGCCGCGCTGCTCCTCACCGTCAGCTGGAAGACCGTCCCCGCGTACGACGCGCCCGACATCATCTACCTCGCCGCCTGGTCGCCGCTGATCATCGCGGGCGCCCCCGTCTACTCGATCGACGGACGGCTCGCGGGCGGCGCCTGGCGGCGGCTCGGACCGCGCGCCGCGCTGTGGGAGCTGCGCCGGTACGTGCTGCGCCGCGGCACCGTCGTCGCCACGCTCGTCATCGGCGGCACGCTGCTCATCGGTTCCCTGCTCGGTGGCGCCGTGCGCGACGCCGACCGGGTCACCGCCCCGGGCCCCGGCGACGCCCCGCGCAATGAACTGCCGGGCTCGCCGCTCCCCTCGGAGCCGGGCCGCAAGCAGCACCGCGAGTCGTCGAGCCCCTCGGCCTCGAACTCGCCGACGCAGGGCACCACCGCCAGCCCGTCCGGTGCGGCCAGCTCGCCCGGTGCCGCCCCCGCGACCGGCAGCACCAGCAGCGGTACGACGACGACCCCGACGCAGGGCGCCACCGCCGGTCAGGCGCCGCCGCGGCAGACGACGCCGCAGCAGCCGCCGACCAGCACCACCAGTGGGCCGACCTCCGGGGGCACGACCTCCGGCGGCACCTCGGACGGCGGGGCGTCGTCCGGTGGCGGCGGCGCCGACAGCGGCAAGAAGCCCGGCCTCGTGGGCGGCCTGCTCGGCTGA